The Acetivibrio saccincola genome window below encodes:
- the purN gene encoding phosphoribosylglycinamide formyltransferase, giving the protein MLKIGVLVSGGGTNLQALIDKIEEGYIGNCSIVTVVSSKEGVYALERAKKHGISATCIARKNYADIKEYDEALIKHFEECKVDLIVMAGFLSILGETFVQRFKGRIINIHPSLIPSFCGKGYYGIIPHQKALEYGVKVTGATVHFVELEADSGPIILQKAVYVKDDDTPETLQKRVMEEAEWEILPKAVKLISEGKISVEGRRVRIKD; this is encoded by the coding sequence GGACAAATCTCCAGGCCTTAATTGACAAGATTGAAGAAGGCTATATTGGGAATTGTTCAATTGTTACAGTTGTTTCAAGCAAAGAAGGCGTATATGCATTAGAAAGGGCAAAGAAGCATGGTATTTCTGCAACGTGCATTGCAAGAAAGAATTATGCAGATATTAAAGAATATGATGAGGCTCTAATAAAGCATTTTGAAGAGTGCAAAGTTGACCTGATTGTTATGGCGGGTTTTTTATCCATTTTAGGGGAGACTTTTGTACAGCGTTTTAAGGGGAGGATAATTAATATTCACCCTTCTTTGATACCTTCTTTTTGCGGAAAAGGGTATTACGGGATAATTCCCCATCAAAAAGCCTTAGAATACGGGGTTAAAGTTACAGGGGCAACTGTTCACTTTGTAGAATTAGAGGCTGATTCAGGTCCTATTATTTTGCAAAAGGCTGTATATGTAAAAGATGACGATACTCCTGAAACGCTGCAAAAAAGAGTAATGGAAGAGGCGGAGTGGGAGATACTGCCAAAAGCAGTAAAGTTAATTTCAGAAGGAAAGATTTCAGTAGAGGGAAGAAGAGTTAGAATAAAAGACTGA
- the purH gene encoding bifunctional phosphoribosylaminoimidazolecarboxamide formyltransferase/IMP cyclohydrolase gives MIKRALISVSDKTGIVEFAKELESLGVEIISTGGTAKVLSDNGIKVINISDVTGFPECLDGRVKTLHPKVHGGILAMRSNPEHMKQLEELGIEPIDMVVINLYPFKETILKGHISLEEAIENIDIGGPTMLRAAAKNYQDVVVVVDPSDYKMVLDEIKNSKDMSVKTKFKLAYKVFEHTSHYDTLIAKYLRDKTGEEEFPETLSLTFEKVQDMRYGENPHQKAVFYKEVGANIGNLVSAKQHHGKELSYNNINDANGALELLKEFDEPTVVAVKHANPCGVASGKDIYEAYLKTYEADPVSIFGGIIAANREIDARTAEEINKIFIEIIIAPSYTKEALEILTQKKNIRILELDNIATKLPAGTYDMKKVAGGLLVQNYNNELFDVDKLEYVTEKRPTHEELEDMIFGMKVVKHTKSNAIVLVKNKQSVGIGPGQSNRVTAAKIAIDYAGEKAKGAVMASDAFFPFPDCVEEAAKAGVTAIIQPGGAKRDQESIDECNKNGIAMVFTGMRHFKH, from the coding sequence ATGATTAAACGTGCATTAATTAGTGTTTCAGACAAAACCGGTATTGTGGAATTTGCAAAAGAACTGGAAAGCCTTGGAGTTGAAATTATTTCAACAGGGGGTACTGCAAAAGTTTTAAGTGATAATGGTATAAAGGTAATTAATATATCCGATGTTACGGGTTTTCCGGAGTGCCTTGACGGAAGGGTAAAAACCCTTCATCCAAAGGTTCACGGCGGCATTTTGGCTATGAGAAGCAACCCGGAGCATATGAAGCAGCTTGAGGAGCTTGGAATAGAGCCTATTGATATGGTTGTTATAAACCTTTATCCTTTTAAGGAAACTATATTAAAGGGACATATTTCACTGGAGGAAGCTATTGAAAATATTGATATAGGTGGTCCTACCATGTTAAGGGCGGCAGCAAAAAATTATCAGGATGTTGTTGTGGTGGTGGACCCTTCCGATTATAAAATGGTTTTAGATGAAATAAAAAATTCAAAAGACATGTCTGTTAAGACCAAGTTTAAACTTGCATACAAAGTTTTTGAGCATACCAGCCATTACGACACTTTAATTGCAAAATATTTAAGGGACAAGACGGGTGAAGAAGAATTTCCAGAAACTTTATCCCTTACATTTGAAAAAGTGCAGGATATGAGATATGGGGAAAACCCTCATCAAAAGGCTGTTTTTTACAAAGAAGTGGGTGCAAATATCGGAAATTTAGTGTCGGCAAAACAGCATCACGGAAAAGAACTTTCATATAACAATATAAATGATGCCAATGGTGCATTAGAGCTTTTAAAAGAATTTGATGAGCCAACGGTTGTTGCAGTTAAACATGCTAATCCTTGCGGTGTGGCCAGCGGAAAAGACATATATGAAGCTTATTTGAAGACATATGAAGCAGACCCTGTTTCCATATTCGGCGGAATTATTGCTGCAAACAGGGAGATAGATGCAAGGACTGCAGAGGAGATAAATAAAATATTTATTGAAATTATAATTGCTCCATCATATACAAAGGAAGCTTTGGAAATTCTTACCCAGAAGAAAAATATCAGGATTTTAGAGCTTGATAATATTGCCACTAAATTGCCTGCGGGAACTTACGATATGAAAAAGGTTGCAGGCGGCTTATTGGTTCAAAACTACAATAATGAGCTTTTTGATGTTGATAAACTGGAGTATGTTACAGAAAAGAGACCTACACATGAAGAACTGGAAGATATGATATTTGGCATGAAAGTTGTAAAGCACACCAAGTCAAATGCAATAGTGTTGGTAAAAAATAAACAGTCAGTGGGAATAGGACCTGGACAGTCTAACAGGGTGACAGCTGCAAAGATTGCCATTGATTACGCAGGAGAAAAGGCTAAGGGCGCAGTAATGGCTTCAGATGCTTTCTTCCCGTTCCCGGATTGTGTTGAAGAAGCAGCTAAAGCAGGTGTTACTGCAATTATCCAGCCTGGCGGGGCAAAAAGAGACCAGGAGTCTATAGATGAATGCAATAAAAATGGTATTGCTATGGTATTTACCGGAATGAGGCATTTTAAACATTGA
- the purD gene encoding phosphoribosylamine--glycine ligase, which produces MKVLVVGSGGREHALVWKIAQSKLVEEVYCAPGNGGISSIAMCVPIDALDVDGVVNFSKEKEIDLVVVAAENPLAAGMVDKLEENGIRAFGPNKAATIIEGSKSFAKELMKKYGIPTAEYEVFDSSEKAISYLEEKNTYPIVVKADGLALGKGVIIARDFDEAKEAVKSMMEEKAFGEAGNKVVIEEFLTGQEVTVLAFTDGKTVKPMVSAQDHKRVFDNDEGPNTGGMGAFSPSRIYTPEVEKICMEKIFMPTIEAMNKEGRKFKGVLYFGLMVTKDGPKVVEYNARFGDPEAQVVLPRLQTDILEIFNAVIDEKLDEIDIKWSDSGCVCVIMASGGYPKEYEKGFEILGLDEAQKDANVVVFHAGTKKENEKYITAGGRVIGVTALEDSLDSAIKKAYEAVGKISFKNAHYRKDIGVK; this is translated from the coding sequence ATGAAAGTACTTGTTGTAGGAAGTGGCGGGCGTGAACATGCTCTTGTGTGGAAAATTGCACAAAGCAAATTGGTTGAGGAAGTATACTGTGCCCCAGGAAATGGCGGTATTTCATCAATAGCTATGTGTGTACCCATAGATGCCTTGGATGTAGATGGCGTGGTTAATTTCTCCAAAGAAAAAGAAATTGACCTGGTGGTGGTGGCAGCAGAAAACCCGTTAGCGGCAGGTATGGTTGACAAATTAGAAGAAAATGGGATAAGAGCCTTTGGACCAAATAAAGCTGCTACCATAATTGAGGGAAGTAAATCCTTTGCCAAGGAGCTTATGAAAAAATACGGAATACCTACAGCGGAGTATGAGGTTTTTGACAGTAGCGAAAAAGCTATTTCATATTTAGAAGAAAAAAACACCTATCCTATAGTTGTTAAAGCAGACGGACTTGCTTTGGGGAAAGGTGTGATAATAGCCCGGGATTTTGATGAAGCCAAAGAAGCAGTAAAAAGTATGATGGAGGAGAAGGCTTTTGGGGAAGCCGGGAATAAAGTTGTAATTGAGGAATTTTTGACTGGACAGGAAGTTACCGTCCTTGCTTTTACCGATGGAAAGACGGTAAAGCCTATGGTTAGTGCACAGGATCACAAAAGGGTATTTGACAATGATGAAGGACCTAATACAGGAGGTATGGGGGCTTTTTCACCAAGCAGGATATACACTCCGGAAGTTGAAAAGATTTGCATGGAAAAAATATTTATGCCTACAATAGAAGCTATGAATAAAGAAGGCAGAAAGTTTAAAGGAGTGTTGTATTTTGGTCTTATGGTTACAAAGGACGGTCCTAAGGTAGTGGAATACAATGCAAGATTTGGAGATCCTGAAGCACAGGTTGTGCTCCCAAGGCTTCAAACTGATATTTTGGAAATATTTAATGCTGTTATAGATGAAAAATTAGATGAAATTGATATAAAGTGGAGCGATAGCGGATGTGTATGTGTTATAATGGCTTCAGGGGGATATCCCAAAGAGTATGAAAAGGGTTTTGAAATATTAGGACTGGATGAAGCTCAAAAAGATGCTAATGTTGTTGTTTTCCATGCAGGAACCAAGAAGGAAAATGAAAAGTACATAACAGCAGGAGGAAGGGTCATAGGGGTTACTGCACTAGAGGACAGTCTGGATTCGGCAATTAAAAAGGCATATGAGGCTGTTGGAAAAATAAGCTTTAAAAATGCTCATTATAGAAAAGATATTGGGGTAAAATAA